In Paraburkholderia sp. PREW-6R, the sequence GAAGGGCGCAGCAATTGAAGGAACTCACTGATTGAAGAAGCCAGTTTCGTGAGAGCCGCGAGTCCGGGTATCTCATGATCAAGGAAATAAACACTGCCTATTTCCATCCCCGATGCCGAGATGCAGACATAGTTCCCACCTTCGGCATACGCAATCGGCAAGAATGCGCTGACTCCATGCAGCTCGACTAGGTGAGCTTCGTATGGCACGCGATCAAGAAGAATGAATTGATTCACCCCTGAGTTATTCCCGCCCGGAATATCAAACATATTGCTCTCCGGAACTGCGCCATTGATCTCTTTAAGAGAGTGTAGGTAGTCCATGGGCAGCTTCAGGTTAAGTGCCGCCTCCACGTTCGCGACGAGTTCGTCAGAAGGCGCAGCGCTCGCAGAATTCAGCTTGATTTGCATATCAATTTCCTCCTTTGATTACAGCAGCACCACCAGTATGCCTTACCGCATTGTGTAGGTCCTGCGGTATCAACTGCATCGTATTGCCGTCTTCCACGTGGTGCCAAACGTAGCCCTGCGGGGTTGATGGCAAACCGACAGCTTGGTTAGCCATCGCCGCGTCTGTGCCGTAGTTGCCGGTTAAGCCGTCAACCTCGACCTCCGCCTTCGCATATGGCGAGAAGTTGGGAAATCCTTGCGGCGTAAATTGAACCCCGTTTGGATATTTTGCCTGGAGCTCGGGCGAAAGGCCGTCGGAAGGATACAACTGCCCCGCGTACTTGCTGTTAATCGGCACTCGCCCATTTACCAAAACGATCCCGTCAGCAGCGGACGTATCCTGCTTCAGCAAGCTACCGGCCAGACCTAACCCTGCGGCTGCCTCGCCCGGTCCCTGGAAGTTCGACGAATCAGCACCGTATTTGCCGATGTACGTCGACATCAGCTGACCCAGATTGTCGTTCGTTACATCGGCGTACGACGGGCCATAGTTGTACTTCGCGTTATCAACAATGCTACGGGCCGTATCCTCGGCACCTGCCGGCACGGCCCATTGTTCGACGTACTGGCCTGCGGCGTCCTGGTAGAACGTCGTGCCGCGAGCTGCCGTGCCAGCCTGCGCATCGGCGAGACTGTTCCAGACGCGCATGCCGTTAGGACCGCCGTTACCGCCATACACGTTCTGCGCGGCCTTCAGCAGCTGATCCGGCGTGTACTGGGAAGCAAGCGTGTGGTTGCTCGCCAGCGCCTTGTTGATCAGCTGGACGACCTTGTCGCTGTGCTAGAGGTCGTTATTCAGCGCGTTGTTCTGCGCGGCGGTCTCCCCCGCCTGTAGATTCTGACCGCTGAGCGCCGCCGCAATCCCGCCCACCGCCGTGGAAAACGACCCTACGAAAGCCTGCTGGACGGGGAGGTCTGCGCCACTGGTTGCGGCAGCATAGACAAGCAGCGGCGAAATGACCGCGCTGGCCGCTGCACCCACCGCGCCTCCCGCGCATCCTGTTCCTACAGCGGCCGATGCCGCACAACCGAGTGCCGCGTGCTCAAGGATGTTTTGTGCGGTGTAGGAATCCGTGCTGTCGCCGATCCCATACGCGATGGCGGCGGCCATATCGCTCACCGTGCTGTTGCGGAAGTTTGTCAGGAAGCTGCCGCCGCCAATCGCAGTCTGTAAAACCCCTGACGCGACCCGCGTTCACCACGCCCCGCAACCCCTGACGTCATGCGGCTTTGCGACAGCAATCGGCCCGATGCGATCCTGCTTTCCGGATTTTTTGCCCCGACGCACCTTTCCAGCGCGTCAGCGACTTTATTTAAAGAGCAATGCGCCGTGGTTGGTCCTCCAGCGCGTTTGCGCCGGATTCTAGAGCACCCGGACTTGCGCTAACTATGATTTTTTATTAACTGTCGAATGGGCCGTCACCTGCCCATGGCGGGCGTTTCTCCCGATCCGGGAGAAACGAGGAAGTGGGCTTGTGTCGATATCGCCCCGCCGCTGTCCCTGACGCTCCCATCACCGGGCATAAAAAAGCCAGCCCCACGGCTGGCAGGCTGGCTTCGCATTTTCTCTATCTTCGCGCCCTCCGCACGCTATGCTGTTCGCTCCATCACTCGCGAACCGCCCCATGCTGATCCGCGAACAAGGTCACTCCGTCAAGCTGATTCGCGCCGAGCGCAACCCCGACTCGCCCCGTACACGCCAGAAGCTCATCGGTACTTTCCGCCGCGACGATGGGCCCTCACGGGCGTTGCTCGCGCAGCTCTCCGGCGACGAACAGGCTGCACTCAAACGCTGGCTTTCCGTCCGGCACGACCGTCAGGAACACGCCCAGCACCGCCACACGATTGACGCGGCCCACAGCCGCCTGGCCGAACTCGTCGTCGCCATCAACTCGGCCGCCGAACTGCTTACTCCCGCACAGGCCGATGCCATCTGGAACGAGTTGGTCGCCGTCACCCGCGCCCTCAACCGGGCGGGTTACCCCAAGCCGAAGCGCGAACGCAAACCGCCCGCCACCCCACCCGGACAGCGCGACCTGCTCACGCCCGACGCATAACCCGCATCAGTCCGGCTCTCCCTCCTCCCACGCCTCGGCATCAAGCGCGACTAGCAGGTCCAGCGCCGTCGCAGGCACCCCGTCTTCGCCGTCGGCGGGTTGCGGCGCCGTGCGCGCGAGCCGCGCCGGGTGCGTCGCCGTGTGAATCTCCTTGAGCGCACGGATGCTCACCCGCGTGTACACCTGCGTCGTCTTGATGTCCGCGTGACCCAGCATCGCCTGGATGTACCGCACGTCCGCCCCGTTCTCCAGCATCTGTGTCGCCATCGCATGCCGGAACATGTGACAGCTGCCAATCTGCCCCAGCCCTGCCGCGTGCACGTAGTCCCGCACCATCCGCGTCATCCGGTTGTCCGAGAACGGCTCCCCCGCCACCGTCAGGAACAGTGTGCCGTCGTCACCCGCCAGCGCCAGCTCCGGGCGAACCTCGTCCCGGTATTTCGCGATCCACGCCAGCGCCCGCTCCCCGATTGGCACCATCCGGTCTTTCCGGCCTTTACCCTGCCGGATCATCACCGTGCCCCGCTCGTAGTCCACCTCGCGCTGTTGCAGGCCAATCACCTCCATGCGACGCATCCCCGTGCTGTACAGCGTCTCCAGGATCGCACGGTCCCGTACCCCCGTCGCCGTCCCAAGCTTCGGCATGCCCAGCACCCGCTCCATCTCGCCAGGCGTGGGCACATATTTCGGCAGCCGCTCTTCCTTGCGCGGCAGGTCCAGGTCCGCTGCCGGGTTGTACAGCAGCCGGTTATTGCGCGTGAGCCACCGGAACCACTTCTGCACCGGCACCGTCTGTCCGGCCTGGTGCGTCGCCGACAGCGGTGCCCCATTCGCCTTGCGTTTCAGGAACAGGTGCCGCTGGTAGCGCTCAAGGATCGGCCGCGTGATCTCGCTGGGGCGCGTCAACCCCCGCTCATCGCACCACATCACGAAGTACCGCAGATACCGCTCCCACGTCACCACCGAGCGCGGCGAGTAGTTCTTTTCCGCAAGCCACTCAAGGTAATCCTTCATCTGACGGTACAGGCTCTGCGGATCATGCGCCGGGCCGATCGGCGCAAACGGCTCGCGGCGTCCCAGGTTCGGCATCGCCTACCCCCGAACACCGGCAGCTAACAGGGGCGTGAGGGCAGCGCCGTTCGCATGGAGAAGCGCATTTTGCGCAGATCCGGCACAATCGCCATCAACGCCTTACGGCACATGGCTTTGCTCGTTCCGGCCAGCCCCCGGCTGCACCCCGACCACGCCCCGGCCATGCTCCGGCTGCTCGACACCTTGCCCCGGCCACTCGCCGTCAATGGTGAGCTTTTCCGGGTCGATCAGCCCACACAGGTGGGCAGCCTCATCCCCTTCGCCGTCGTAAACCAGTTCGTATTCCGATGCACTGCGACGGCTCACGCTGTAGGCCGTCACATATTCCAGCTCCACCAGCCGCGACAGGTGCAGCTTCAGTTGCGAATCGCCCCAGCGCGTGATGTCGCGCAGGTCACGCCGCGTAAAGCGGAACTCCCCCTGCCGCACCTCCAGCGCCTCGCACCGCGCCTTCACCCAGCCGCGCAGCAACGTCAGAAGCCGCCGCGTCTGCGGCGGCAGCTCATCGAGCGTGCGGCCCAGCACGTCATGCGCAATGCGGTTCGCCAGTGCAATATCGGCACGCGTTACCTCGATGTAGTCGAGCGTCTGGCCGCGATGCTGCACGCGTTTCACCTCCCGCTGGTGCTGGTGCAGCAGCGCAATCGAGCGGATCAGCGTCAGGTATTTCACGTGGTCCCGGCGCATGCGCGTCTTGTCATCCAGAAACGTCAGCAGGTGCGCGAACGGATTGACCACGTGCACCGGTTTCAGCAACCGCTGCGCATTGCGGTGCAGCTCCGTGATGGCCTCGCGATCCGCCCCGGCCAGCAGCCCTTCGAGCGTCTGCGCGGCCCGCTGCCGTGCATGGATCGCCCGCGTCTGCTCGCGCGTCTCGTTGATCGTCAGCACCATGCACCGGTTCAGCAACTCCTCATCGACGTCGATCGCGGTCGTTGTCAGCATCAGCATCACCGGCCCCTTCACGCGGTACTGCTTCGTCACCAGGTTGCCCGTCGTCTCGTCCTTGCCCGTGCTCGCAATCGTCAGCTCACCGTCGCTCTGCAACAGCTTGAGCGCATACGCGGCCTGCCGCACGCCCTCTTCTTCGGCAATCGCCAGGATCTTGTGCTGCAGATCCGTTTCACCGAGGTAGAACAGACTCTGCCCGGTCATCGCACTATATTGAATCCGCTCCTCGTCGGGCATCAGGTTCAGCACCGCATCCATCAGGCTGCTCTTGCCCGCCGCGCTGGTCGACTGGATCAGGATCGCCAGCGGCGCATCGAGCTTGCGCGACACCGCCGCGAGATACCCGGCCAGCAGGTTCGCAGATTCGCCGACGATCCCGCAGCGCTCCATGTCGGCCACGATCCGCCCAACGAGATCCGGCGACTTCAGCAGGTCCAGCGCGCTACGCTGCTGCACCTCATCGAGCAGCGGCGCGGCGTCCTTCGGCGCGAGCGCCGCCGTGATCGCCTCGTCCTGCAACGTCTCGAGCTTCAGCAGCACACGCCCGAGATCGCGCTTCACCGTGTCGTCCTGCGCGCCGAGTTCGGACGCCGCCTGTCTGATGAACGCGGCCCGCTGCTTCGCGCTGTACACGTCCAGCGTATCGACGTGGTAACCGTTTTCATTGCGCACCTGCACGTTCACCCGCATCTGGTCCGGCCCGAGGTTCTTCTGCCAGCCGCGAATCCGCCATTGCCGCTCACCGAAGCTCAGCAGCAGCTCACCCGCCGCGCCTTCGGTTGCAACCGGTTCCGGCTCCGGTGCCGCCGACGCAGCCGCCGGGATCGGTGGCAACTCAGTGGACAACTCTGGCTGCAGCGGTTCATCAACGGCAGGCGTGGCAGCTAAAGAGGAAACAGCCAGAGTCGATTCCGGTGCCGGCTCAACAGCAGGCGTCGGCGGCGACGGCGAGGCCTGCACGACCGGAGGCGCTTCCTTTCTAGCTGCCGGCGGGGGCGCGGGCGTGGCCACCGTCGTCACACCCGGCCGCGATCCCTTCCCTAACCATTCGGCCTGTTGCAGCAGCAGCCCCAGGCTCTTTTCCGCTGGCTGCACCTTGCCCGCGTATCCGTTCGCATCCATCCCCTTCGGGAACAGCACGCGGAAGCATTCGATGCCCGACTCCAGCAGCTCGACCGCGAGCTTGTCGGCCGCCGAATTGCCCGCGTCGTCACGGTCATACGCGATCAGCACCCGCCGCGTGCCGTGGCGTTTCAGCGCCGACCAGTGATCGTCGGTGAAGCCGTTCACGCCGTAGGCCGCGATCACGTTGCGATAGCCCGCGCACCAGAACGTCATCGCATCGAGCAGCGACTCGCACACGATGATCTCGCGATCGGCCATCAGTGCCGACACGTTCCACACACCGCGCAGCGACGCACCCAGATACAGGTGCCGCGGCTGCTCCTTCGTCAGCTTGTGCTCCGACGCCGTGCGGCGACCGTACATCTGCCACACCCGGCCCTGCTCCTCGTCGTCCTCTTCACCCAGCACCGGCACCACCACACAACCGCCCAACTGCTCGTAACCCGTCTCGCGCAACACCCCCAGCCGCCGCAACTGCTCACGCACCGCCTGACCCGCCACGGTGTGCTTTTTCGGGAGCCGGTACGTCAGTGTCGAATTCCCGTAACCCAGCCTGAACCGCTCGATCAGCTCCGGGTGATTCAGGCCTCGACCCGTCAGATACGCCAACCCCTGTGGGTTCTCCTTCAGCGTCGCGTGGTAGAACTCCACCACCCGCGACAGCAACGCCTGATCTTCCGTCACATTCTCGGCTAACGAAGGAAGCGGCCGTACATGAGAACGCGCCACGCCCACCCGGTCACCATCGAGTGGTGCACCGTGCCTGAGCAACTGCACCGCGTGCGGCAGCGACACACCTTGCGTCTTCATCACCCAGTCCAGCACCGAGCCACCCGCCCCGCAACCGAAGCAGTGATACAGGTTCTTCGATTCGGTGATGACCAGGCTCGGCGTCGCGTCCTCATGGAACACGCAGCGCATCACCCAGTCACGGCCCCGCCGCACCAGCGCATGCCCCTGACTCTCGATCAGGCGCTTGAGCGACACCTCGCTTTTAAGCCGCTCCAGCTCCTCTTTCGCGATCGGGATTGCAGGCATCGTTTTCGGCTCTCCGCTAAAAACCTGTCAAGGGGGTTTTAAAAGAAATAACTCGATCTCAGTATACGTCATAATGACGTATACTCAACGGCAATTTGCAAACCTTGGGGTATCTTCATGGCTGTCCACACGCACGAAGCATTCGCCCAAGCCATGCCAGCCTTGCCGATCACCGACGACGACCGAGCTTTTTTTGTTGCCCTGGGCGAACGCATGGCGCAGTTCCGCAAGGCGCGCAACATCACACAGGTGCAAATCGCGCAGAGCCTTGGTCTGACGCAGCAAACCTACCAGTCGTATGAAGTCGGGCGAAGGCGCATTCCGGTTTCAGCACTGCCCGCCGTCGCACGCGCCCTGTCCGTTTCGCTGGAAGATCTGTTCGGGGAGTCGGACAGCACGACGCGCAAGCGCGGCCCCGCGCCGAAGTGGCAGAAGCAGATCGAGGCCATCGCACAACTGCCTAAAGCAAGGCAGCAGTTCATCGCACAGATGCTCGACGCCGTGCTGGCGCAAGCCCAGCACTAAACCCCACCGCCTCCCTGGCGGCTAACGAACAAACCCCGGCGCTCGGGCCGGGGTTTGGGGGCGGTTTTTCTCTTTCTAAATACACTGAACCCACGGCCATCGCATGATCAATGCGGTTTCCAAAGGGCGCAGCCCTTTGGGCACGATATGGAAATGGAAACGCGTAGGCGTTTCTGTTTACATATCCAACGTGCCTCCCGGCACCCCCGTTTTTGATAGCTCCATGCACGACCAATGCACATCCGGAGCAGTTCCATAGCAGTTCCATAGCAGTTCCATAGCAGTCCCGAAGCAGTTCCGAAGCAGTTCCGAAGCACATCCAAAGCAGGTCCAGGGCGGCTTCGGGGAAGATTCAGTGCACATCCAGGGCGCTTTTCCGCAGGCCATCACCCAGTTGGCCATTCTGTGCCCGTTTTGCACGCTTTCTGTAACGGCGTGGGTTTGCCGGGTTTTTGCAAGCGCTTTGGCGCGTGCGTGATGTGTGTAGCTATCCAAGGGGGCTTTCAGAATGAAACACCACCGGCAATTACCCAATTCCACGCCCGCACCGGCCGTCCGGCAACACGACGAACATCGCGTTATTGTCGATGCGTGGATCGCACGCGCGATCGACGGAATCAGGGAGATGCACGGCAACGAGGAAGCCCGCAGGGAAGTCGCAAAAAGGCTTTTCTAGCGGCTGAGCATCAAGCACGCGATCGCCGAGGAACGGAGCAAACCAGGCGGCAGCGCCGCCACGCTCGCCGACGCCATAAAGCACGAACCCGGCACGTGGCCGGGTTCGTCTCACTGCTGCTGTCGGGGGCAATAACCGGCAGCGCTAGCCTATCGCTGCTGCTGCAGCGAACACTTTAAGTTGGCCTCCGCAATAGAGCTGCACTCCATACTTTCTCAAACTCTGCTCGACCGATTTCTACCGGAATGAACTGCGGATCACTCGCTATTTCCGTCAACGAAGGAAGCGGCTCCTTGCTCAGCCCCGACCCACCGACCGAACAGGAAGCATCAGCGAATCCCATGCGTCCATCAGCATAAATTTCGACCTTCCTACGTTCCCACTGATTACCGTCGATTTCGCTGTAAATGAACACCGGCTCCGAGGGAAGGTCATGAATCCACTTAACGCATAAATATTTCATTTTCCCTTCACCGTCCCGCTGCCAACTATTCGTCCAGTGAGATCAAGCGGCGTCTCGTTAGGTATAACGAAGACACCCGGCCGACCTTGAATGACATTCAAACCACTGACGTCAACTGCAACGAAGTTTGTATATCGAGCCCCTTGGAACGGGTTGTTAATGAAGGCTCTCGACAGTTGGGCTGGGGTCAGCGTATCCGGCGAAATGTCCGAGAGATATTGACCGTTACCATATCGAACATCGTTCGGGTTAAGGGCCTTCAACGACGGATTCAACGATCCGGAGTCGATAATCCCATTCATGCCCGATTCGTTCGTGTAATGGTACAACGTCGACGGCGTACCCGCAGGCGGCGTTCCCTTGCCGACTACGAGACTCTCGCCAGCCTGCTCTTCATCAACTGCTCCACCGCTCTGCGGCAACACCTGGTGCGTGTACGTATGCTCGTTGATCTTTTCCGGATCTTCGCCGCAGTTGTGGCCCGTCGCACACGTGTTGTTCAGCGTCTCGTTCTGCGCTGCGGTCACTGCACCCTGAACATTCTGACCCAACAAACCGGCTGCGGCCCCACCCAGCAACGTCGTTGCAGCGACGATCGCCGCGAGCTGGCCCGGGTCCGCCACGCCCTGCCCACCCGTTACCGCTGTGGCTATCGTGTTTGCCGTCGCCGCCGAGATCGCCCCGCCAATCGCACCGCTTGCGCATCCGGTGCCTTCGGCCGCACTCGCGGCACATCCCAGTGCCGCGTGTGCCAGGTCATACCCGACGGACCCTTGCGCCAGAATCGACGTGCTGTCCATCCCGGCATTGCCGATCGCGTAGGCCCCGGCCGCCGCGACATTACTGACCGCATCATTTTTCAGGTTCGTCAGGAAGCTGCCACCTTCAATCGCAGTCTGTAAAACCCCTGACGCGACCCGCGTTCACCACGCCCCGCAACCCCTGACGCCATGCGGCCTTGCAACGGCAAACGTCCTGATGCGATCCTGCTTTCCAGATTTTTTGCCCCGACGCACTTTTCCAGCGTGCAATCAGAAACGTTTTAAAGAGCGATGCGCAGCAGTCTCCCGCGCGCGGATGCACGGAGTCTAACCGCGCTGCGCCGGTCAAACTGTCAAGGTTTGTGAAGCCGCCTGGCGGCTAAAGGAGAGGCACTGGTTGCCCAAGGCTGGATGCCGAAGCTGGTTTGGCAGGAACGGCCGGTGGGGATGGATGGAGAGCTTACTCGCCGCTTTCCTCTGCCGCCTCGTCATCGAGCGCGACCATCAGCCTGGCCGCCGTCGTGACGGGTCCGTCTTCGTTGAGGATCGGATTCTGCATCGTGCGCGCGAGCCGCGCCGGATGCGTCGCCGTGTGAATCTCCTTCAGCGCACGGATGCTCACCCGCGTATAGACCTGCGTCGTCTTGATGTCGACGTGTCCCAGCATCGCCTGGATGAACCGCACGTCCGCCCCGTTCTCCAGCATCTGCGTGGCCATCGCATGCCGGAACATGTGACAGCTGCCAATCGGCCCCAGCCCCGCCGCGTGCACGTAGTCCCGCACCATCCGCGTCATCCGGTTGTCCGAGAACGACTCCCCCGCCACCGTCAGGAACAGCGTGCCGTCATCACCCGCCAGGGCCAGCTCCGGGCGGACTTCGTCCCGGTACTTCGCGATCCACGCCAGCGCCCGCTCCCCGATCGGCACCATCCGGTCCTTCCTGCCTTTACCCTGCCGGATCATCACCGTGCCGCGCTCGTAGTCCACCTCGCGCTGTTGCAGCCCAATCACCTCCATGCGACGCATTCCCGTGCTGTACAGCGTCTCCAGGATCGCACGGTCACGCACCCCCGTCGGCGTCTCCAGGTTCGGCATGCCCAGCACCCGCTCCATCTCGCCGGGCGTCGGCACGTATTTCGGCAGCCTTTCTTCCTTGCGCGGCAGGTCCAGATCCGCGGCCGGGTTGTACAGCAGCCGGTTATTGCGCGTGAGCCACCGGAACCACTTCTGCACCGGCACCGTCTGCCCCGCCTGGTGCGTCGCCGACAGCGGCGCGCCGTTCGCCTTGCGTTTCAGGAACAGGTGCCGCTGGTAGCGCTCAAGGATCGGCCGCGTGATCTCGTTGGGCCGCGTCAGCCCACGCTCATCACACCACGTCACGAAGTACCTCAGATACCGCTCCCACGTCAGCACCGAGCGCGGCGAGTAGTTCTTTTCCGCAAGCCACTCAAGGTAGTCCTTCATCTGACGGTACAGGCTCTGCGGATCGTGCGCCGGGCCAATCGGCGCGAACGGCTCGCGGCGGCCAAGGTTCGGCATCGCCTACCCCCGAACACCGGCAGCTAACAGGGGAGCGCCGTTTGCAGGGTTAACCGCATTTCGCGCAAACCCGACCGGCTCCGCCGCTTCACCTTGATGGGCATGGCTTTGAGGGGGGTTTTCAGGGGCCGACCGCGCGCCGACCGAAGCCCGACCAGACCCCGACCGCTCGCTCTCTGACCCCGACCAGGATTCCGTATTGGTAAGGTCGCCCGTGCTGCCGGTGAGCTTTTCCGGGTCCAGCAGTCCGCACAGGTGTGGGCGGCCATCATCCTCGCCGCTGTACAGCAGCTCGTATTCGAACGTGCCGTTGCGGCCGCGATGCGAGATCATGTATTCCAGTTCAACGAGCCGGGAGAGATGGATTTTCAGCTGCGTGTCGCCCCAGCTCGTCGCCGCCCTCACGTCGCGACGCGTGAAGCGGAACGCCGCGCGCGTCTCGTCACGGGCCGCACACTCGCCCGTCACCCAGTCGGCCAGCAGCGTCAGCAGGCGCCGCGTCTGCGGCGGCAGCTCATCGAGCGTGCGCCCCAGCACGTCATGCGCAATGCGATTCGCCAGCGCAATATCCTCGCGCGTGACCTCGATGTATTCCAGCGTCTGCCCGCGATGCTGCACACGTTTCACTTCGCGCTGGTGCTGGTGCAACAGCGCGATCGAGCGGATCAGCGTCAGGTATTTCACGTGGTCCCGGCGCATGCGCGTCTTGTCATCCAGGAACGTCAGCAGGTGGGCAAACGGATTGACCACGTGTACAGGTTTGAGCAGCCGCTGCGCGTTACGATGCAGTTCGGTGATCGCCTCGCGATCCGCCCCGGCCAGCAGCCCTTCGAGCGTCTGCGCGACACGCTGGCGTGCGTGGATCGCACGCGTCTGCTCGCGCGTCTCGTTGATCGTCAGCACCAGACACCGGTTCAGCAGCTCTTCATCGACGTCGATCGCAGTCGTCGTCAACATCAGCATGACGGGACCTTTGACGCGGTACTGCTTCGTCACCAGGTTGCCGGTCGCCTCGTCCTTGCCCGTCGACGCAATCGTCAGCTCGCCATCGCTCTGCAACAGCTTCAGCGCATACGCCGCCTGCCGCACGCCCTCCTCTTCGGCGATCGCCAGGATCTTGTGCTGCAAATCCGTCTCGCCGAGATAGAACAGGCTCTGCCCGGTCATCGCGCTATATTGAATCCGCTCCTCGTCGGGCATCAGGTTCAGCACCGCATCCATCAGTGAGCTTTTACCCGCCGCGCTTGTGGACTGGATCAGGATCGCCAGCGGCGCATCGAGCTTGCGGCTCACCGCCGCGAGATAGCCCGCCAGCAGGTTTGCGGACTCGCCGACGATCCCGCAGCGGTCCATGTCAGCAACGATACGCTCCACGAGATCCGGCGACTTCAGCAGATCCATCGCGCTGCGCTGCTGTGCCTCATCAATCGACGGCGCGGCGTCCTTCGGCGCGAGCGCTGCCGTGATCGCCCCGTCCTGCAACGTCTCGAGCTTCAGCAGCACGCGACCGAGATCGCGCTTCACCGTATCGTCCTGGCTGCCCAGCTCGGCCGCGGCCTGCCGGATGAACGCGGCCCGCTGCTTCGCGCTGTACACGTCGAGCGTATCGACGTGGTAGCCGTTTTCATTGCGCACCTGCACGTTCACCCGCATCTGGTCCGGCCCGAGGTTTTTCTGCCAGCCGCGAATCCGCCAGTGACGCTCGCCAAACGCAAGCAGCAGCTCGCCCGCCGCGCCTTCGCTTGCGACCGGTTCCGCTGGCGGCGTCGCCGGCGTGCTGGCCGGCACGGGCGGCAATTCGCGTGGCAACGCAGGTTCGAGTTCAGCATGGGCGGCTAACAGAGGAGCGGTGTTCGCCGGTTCCGGCGCATGCGCAATGGCAGGCGCTGGCAGCAGCGGCGCGACTGGTTCGACCGGCACCGCTTCTTCTCTAGCTGCCAGTCCGGGCGCCGGGTGGACCACTGCGGCCACACCCGGCCGCTGGCCCTTGCCCAGCCACTCGGACTGTTGCAGCAGCAGGCCCAGGCTCTTTTGTGCAGGCTGAACCTTGCGCGCATACTCGTTCGCATCCATCCCCTTCGGGAACAGCACGCGGAAGCATTCGATGCCCGACTCCAGCAGCTCCGTCGAGAGCTTCTGTGCCGCCGCGTTGCCCGCGTCATCGCGGTCATACGCAATCAGCACCCGCTGCGTACCGTGGCGTTTCAGTGCCGCCCGGTGATCGTCAGTGAAGCCGTTCACGCCGTACGCCGCGATCACATTGCGATACCCCGCACACCAGAACGTCATCGCGTCGATCAGCGACTCGCACACGATGATCTCGCGATCCGCCGCAAGCGCCGACGCATTCCATACCCCGCGCAGCGGCGCACCGAGATACAGGTGCCGTACCTCATCGCGGCCCATCTTCGCGTCCGCCGTGCGCCGTCCGTAGAGCTGCCACACCCGCCCGCGATCCTCGTCATCTTCGCCCAGCACCGGCACGATCACGCACCCGCCCATCTGCTCATAGCCCGTCGCGCGCAACACGCCGAGCCGCTGCAACTGCTCACGCACCGCCTTGCCCGCAATCGTGTGCTTCCTCGGCAGCCGGTACGTCAGGCTCGAATTGCCGTATCCCAGTCTGAACCGCTCGATCAGTTCCGGGTGGTTCAGCCCCCGCCCGGCCAGATACGCCAGCCCCAGCGTATTCTCCTTGAGCGTCGCGTGGTAGTAGTCCACCACGCGCGCGAGCAGCGCCTGATCGTCCGCCGCATCATCGGCTAACGAAGGAAGCGGCCGCGTGGAGGAACGCGCCACGCCCACCCGGTCGCCATCGAGCGGCGCACCGTGCTTGAGCAGTTGCACCGCGTGCGGCAGCGATACGCCCTGCGTCTTCATCACCCAGTCCAGCACCGAGCCGCCCGCCCCGCAACCGAAGCAGTGGTACAGGTTATTCGATTCGGTAATCACCAGGCTCGGCGTCGCGTCCTCATGGAACACGCAGCGCATCACCCAGTCT encodes:
- the xerC gene encoding site-specific tyrosine recombinase XerC is translated as MPNLGRREPFAPIGPAHDPQSLYRQMKDYLEWLAEKNYSPRSVLTWERYLRYFVTWCDERGLTRPNEITRPILERYQRHLFLKRKANGAPLSATHQAGQTVPVQKWFRWLTRNNRLLYNPAADLDLPRKEERLPKYVPTPGEMERVLGMPNLETPTGVRDRAILETLYSTGMRRMEVIGLQQREVDYERGTVMIRQGKGRKDRMVPIGERALAWIAKYRDEVRPELALAGDDGTLFLTVAGESFSDNRMTRMVRDYVHAAGLGPIGSCHMFRHAMATQMLENGADVRFIQAMLGHVDIKTTQVYTRVSIRALKEIHTATHPARLARTMQNPILNEDGPVTTAARLMVALDDEAAEESGE
- a CDS encoding toprim domain-containing protein, with product MPTIPIAKEELERLKSEVSLKRLIESQGHELVRRGKDWVMRCVFHEDATPSLVITESNNLYHCFGCGAGGSVLDWVMKTQGVSLPHAVQLLKHGAPLDGDRVGVARSSTRPLPSLADDAADDQALLARVVDYYHATLKENTLGLAYLAGRGLNHPELIERFRLGYGNSSLTYRLPRKHTIAGKAVREQLQRLGVLRATGYEQMGGCVIVPVLGEDDEDRGRVWQLYGRRTADAKMGRDEVRHLYLGAPLRGVWNASALAADREIIVCESLIDAMTFWCAGYRNVIAAYGVNGFTDDHRAALKRHGTQRVLIAYDRDDAGNAAAQKLSTELLESGIECFRVLFPKGMDANEYARKVQPAQKSLGLLLQQSEWLGKGQRPGVAAVVHPAPGLAAREEAVPVEPVAPLLPAPAIAHAPEPANTAPLLAAHAELEPALPRELPPVPASTPATPPAEPVASEGAAGELLLAFGERHWRIRGWQKNLGPDQMRVNVQVRNENGYHVDTLDVYSAKQRAAFIRQAAAELGSQDDTVKRDLGRVLLKLETLQDGAITAALAPKDAAPSIDEAQQRSAMDLLKSPDLVERIVADMDRCGIVGESANLLAGYLAAVSRKLDAPLAILIQSTSAAGKSSLMDAVLNLMPDEERIQYSAMTGQSLFYLGETDLQHKILAIAEEEGVRQAAYALKLLQSDGELTIASTGKDEATGNLVTKQYRVKGPVMLMLTTTAIDVDEELLNRCLVLTINETREQTRAIHARQRVAQTLEGLLAGADREAITELHRNAQRLLKPVHVVNPFAHLLTFLDDKTRMRRDHVKYLTLIRSIALLHQHQREVKRVQHRGQTLEYIEVTREDIALANRIAHDVLGRTLDELPPQTRRLLTLLADWVTGECAARDETRAAFRFTRRDVRAATSWGDTQLKIHLSRLVELEYMISHRGRNGTFEYELLYSGEDDGRPHLCGLLDPEKLTGSTGDLTNTESWSGSESERSGSGRASVGARSAPENPPQSHAHQGEAAEPVGFARNAVNPANGAPLLAAGVRG